GTGGGGTTGCCGGGCTCGGTGAGGGGGCGACCCGGGAGTGCGGTGTCGCCGGACTCGGCGTGGAAGCCCAGGTCGGAGGCGTTGCGGCGCAGGGCCCGGGTGCGGGCGTGGGCGTAGCGGACGCGGAAGAGAGGGTTGCTCTCACGCTGGACGAGGTGGTCGGCGGTGATGCGGGGACGGTCGTGGGGGGCCGGGTGGAGCAGGGCCCAGCGGGCGGCGTCCCGGCCGAGGGAGGTGGGGTCGGAGTCAGCCGGCACCGGCCGTACGTTGACGTCGAGGGGCGCGGGGGCGTCGGACGTGCCGTACGCGTCGACCTCGACGCCGAGGACGTCGACCCACGCGGGGGCGGGCCTGCGGACGCAGCTGGTGCGGACGAGGGCGCCCTGGGAGCGGAGGAGGCGGGCGAGGGCGTCCATGACGACGACGGCGCGGACCTCGTGGGGCGCGTGCAGCTGCGTGATCTGGCCGGTGGGCCGGTCGACGTGCCCGTACCTCTGTCCGAGCTGGAGGATCTCCCGCACGAGGTCGGCCTGGCTCCCGCGCAGACTGATGTTGAGGAAGCCGGGCCCGGTGACGACGACATCGCTGATGCCGTCGCTGTGGGCGAGACGCCTGCGCAGGATCTCGGCGACCCGCAGCGGGGGCTGCCCAGCGGGACCGGCGAGCTGGAGGGCGAGGTTGGTGGCGTAGTCCCCACACCCACCGGGCCCAGGAGCGGTCACCTTGGCCCCCGTCGGCACGACCACGTCCAGCTCCCCGTCGTCGACAGCACGACGCACCGCGCGCAGCACGGTACGGGAGAGCTCGACGGGGGTCACGGGACAAGCGTATGGGAGGAGGGGGGTGGGTAGGCGAGCGGGTTTGGCGGGGGTCCGGGATGTGGACGGTCGGGGTGGCGAGACCTCCGGCCTCCGGTGACTCCGCGAGATCACAGCGATCCGGGGCGGCCCCCGGGGGGCTCAACCGCCGGCGTGACTGGCGCGCTCAGCCTCTCCACTGCCGAGGGCAGGCACAACGAACGAGCCGTCGCCGTCCTGGACGTCGG
Above is a window of Streptomyces griseorubiginosus DNA encoding:
- the nrtL gene encoding ArgS-related anticodon-binding protein NrtL; protein product: MTPVELSRTVLRAVRRAVDDGELDVVVPTGAKVTAPGPGGCGDYATNLALQLAGPAGQPPLRVAEILRRRLAHSDGISDVVVTGPGFLNISLRGSQADLVREILQLGQRYGHVDRPTGQITQLHAPHEVRAVVVMDALARLLRSQGALVRTSCVRRPAPAWVDVLGVEVDAYGTSDAPAPLDVNVRPVPADSDPTSLGRDAARWALLHPAPHDRPRITADHLVQRESNPLFRVRYAHARTRALRRNASDLGFHAESGDTALPGRPLTEPGNPTAPVHPLAESGDTALPGRPLTEPGNPTAPVPPLAESGDTSPPVPPLAESGDTATPVPPLAEPGNRTPPGHPLTEPGNTTTPGHPLTGPPNTHPAGTAVEQTQDAADLKALHAVLADHPRVLARAAAQQAPDRLARHLVTVADAALPFLVTVLPRGAEKPSAAHRARLALAEAVGAVLAGGLTLLGIDAPEHL